DNA sequence from the Rhizobium lusitanum genome:
GAGGCGGTGGCGAAAGGTCAATGGGAAGCCTCCGCCAGCCTCGGCATGGGCTACCTCCAGCAGATGCGCTACGTCATCCTGCCGCAGGCGCTCCGCATCGCCGTGCCGCCGACCGTCGGTTTCTCGGTGCAGGTGGTCAAGGGCACGGCCCTAACTTCGATCATCGGCTTCGTCGAACTGTCGAAGGCCGGCACGATCATCACCAATGCGACATTCCAGCCGTTCACCGTCTACGGCTTCGTCGCCCTTATCTATTTTGCCATGTGCTGGCCGCTGTCGAAGAGCAGCCAGATCCTGGAAAGGAAACTGAATGTCGCTCATCGAGGTCACTGAAGTCCGCAAAAGCTTTGGCGAGAACGAGGTGCTGAAAGGCATCAACCTCGACGTCGAGCCCGGCGAGGTGATCGCCATCATCGGCAAGAGCGGCTCGGGCAAATCGACGCTGCTGCGCTGCATCAACGGACTGGAAAACATCAACGACGGCTCGATTTCCGTGGCCGGCGCGCAGCTTCTGCCTGACGAGCTGCATCTGAAGGCGCTGCGGCTGAAAGTCGGGATGATCTTCCAGCAGTTCAACCTCTTCCCGCACCTAAGCGCCGGTCGCAACGTCATGCTGTCGCAGATGGTCGTCAAGAAGGCCTCCAAGAGCGCCGCCGAGGCAATGGCGCGGCGCATGCTCGACCGCGTCGGGCTCGGGCATAAGTTCGATGCCTTTCCCGACGAACTCTCGGGCGGCCAGCAGCAGCGCGTGGCGATCGCGAGAGCGCTTGCCATGCAGCCGATCGCGCTCCTTTGCGACGAGATCACCTCGGCGCTCGACCCCGAACTGGTGGCCGAGGTTCTCGCTGTCGTCCGGGAACTTGCCAGCGAAGGAATGACGCTGCTGATGGTGACGCATGAGATGAAGTTTGCCCGCGACGTCTGCTCGCGCGTCGTCTTCATGCATCAGGGCCGCGTCCATGAGATCGGGCCGCCAGCCGAAGTCTTCGCCAATCCGAAGACGCCGGAACTCAAGCAGTTCCTCGGCATGCTCTGAGCATTGTCGGCAAGAATGCTATGGGTGCCGCGCCGATAGTCGCGCGGCCCCGATCATCCCGCCCCATGCGCCTGGCGCCATCCCGAAAGCCTTCTTGAAATGCCGCGTCAGATGGCTCTGGTCGGCAAAACCCGTGGCGACCGCGACCTCAGCAATGGGTTCGCCATTACCGATCATCGCCCTGGCCTGCTGCAGCCGCCGCATCAACAGGAAGCGATGCGGGCTGGTGGCGAAGGCGGCGCGGAAATGGCGTGACAGCGCGAAACGATCGAGGCCGGTAACGCGCTCCAACTCCTCCGAGCGAACGCCGCGCATGGCATGCGCTTCCAGATAATCCCGCGCCATTTTGACCTGGCCCCAGGCCACAACTCCCAACGACCTCTGCGGCAGACGCGCATGTGAGGCGAGCCCCGTCGCCACTCGTGAGATGAAATCGTCGACGAAAAGCTCGTCCAGTTCGCGGTCGAGTTCGCCGAGTGCTCCCAACAGCAGACCGGCAAGTCGGTCATCCTCGATCACCGGCTCACCGACGAAAGGCAGCCCGATGCGCGCCGCTTCCAGACATTGCATCAGCATCGACGGCTCGAGATAGAGCATGCGGTAGACCAGCCCGTCATCGGTCGCGGCACCACCGTCATGTACCTCGTCCGGGTGAAGGATGATCACCCGGCCTGGCAGGCTGTAACGGCGCTCGCCGCGATAGCTGAAGGATTGCACGCCGCGGATAGTGACGCCGAGGGCATAGGTGTCGTGCCGGTGCAAATCGAAGGCGTCGCCATGGAATTGCGCATGGATGCGCTCGATGCCGGGATAGGCAGGCGCCGATACGATGCGGTTTGCGTCCGGCCCCGTGCACAAACGTTCAAGACCCTCGAAGGCCCGACCGGCTACATCCTCGCGCAATGGCTCATTCCCAGACAGCATGAAAGTGGCTACCGATGTTTGATACCAAAATCGCGATCGTTCTGCGAAACAATCTTCAATCCTGGCAAAAACTGAACGTGACAGCTTTCCTGTCAACCGGGATTGCCGGGCAATTTCCTGATATTATCGGCGAACCCTACAGCGATCGCGCCGGCAACAGTTACAATGCCTTGTCGATCCAGCCGATGATCGTGCTATCCGCCGATGACGAGACGATCGCCACGATCCATCGTCGTTCGCTGGAACGCGGCATCATTTCCTCGATCTTCATCGAGGAAATGTTCGCGACCGGCCATGACGCCGCCAACCGCGCGGTCTTCTCGGAGTTCGCTCCTGAAGACGCCAAGGTTGTCGGCATTGCGCTACGCGCCGACAAGAAGATCGTCGACAAGATCACCAAGGGTGCGACGATGCATGCGTGAAGGAATAGTCCTCAAAAAACGGCCGGGTCGCAAAACCCGGCCGTTTTCGTTTCTGATACTGATGCCAGATCAGTTCTGCGTAATCGGCGCGATCTGGATTTCGACGCGGCGGTTCTGCGCGCGGCCGGATTCATTGGCGTTGCTGGCGACTGGCTGCGTCGGGCCGAAGCCGACGGCCGAAACGCGGCGCTGGTCGATACCCTGGCTGCCGAGATAGGACGCGACCGAGCCGGCGCGGCGTTCGGACAGATCCTGGTTATGCTGCAGGCTGCCGGTCGAATCCGTATGGCCGTTGACGTCGATCAGCGTGCGGTTGAACTTGCGCAGCACGATCGAGACCGAGTTCAGCGTTGCGAAGAATTCCGGCTTGATCTCGTCCCGGTCGATATCGAAGGTGATGGCCGACGGCATGTTCAGGATGATGCGATCGCCGACACGCGTGACGGAAACGCCGGTGCCCTGCAACTGCGCACGCAGTTCGGATTCCTGCTGGTCCATGTAGTTGCCGATACCGGCACCCGCCAGCGCACCGACACCTGCGCCGATCAGCGCGGCATTGCGGCGCGATGCCGGCGAATGTCCGATGAGAAGGCCAGCGACCGCACCGACGCCGGCACCGAGCGCAGCGCCCCCCGCCGTGTTGGATACTTTCTGCTCGCCCGTGTAGGGATCGGTCGTCGTGCATGCGTTAAGAAAAGCTGCCGAGATGGCAAGAATGGCAATTTTTTTGATCATGGAATCGTCGCTCTCCGGTTCGATGGTCCGAAGCAGATATGGAGCATTGCGGCAATATGATGAAGCGGAATCTTCATGTGGCTATCGACCACTATTTTCGCGACCATCCGGCGACACACTGCTCCGATATAAATCGGCACGGAAAACGCGGCGACATCCCCCGATACCGCCACTATTTCCCTTGAAACTCAGGCCCTATTCTCAAAAATTCTGGAAAAGCTGCGTTACCGTATTGTAGCTCGCATTGGCGATCGACAGCGATTGTATCCCCAACTGTTGCTGGGTCTGCAATGCCAATAGCTTGCTCGATTGCTGCTCCATGTCGGCATCGACGAGCTTGCCGACGCCGCTGGTGAGCGAATCACTGAGGCTGCTGGCGAATTCACTCTGCAAGTTGACGCGTGTCTCCAGGGAGCCGAAAGCCGAGCCTATCGTGTTGAGCTGATGCAGCATGGCTGTGACGGTATTGACCATGTCCGTCAAAGCGCCGTTGGTCGTATTTGCATCGAGCGAGATTTCCACCTGTCCGCTGGTGTCGCCGTACTTGCTGCTGACCAGCACATAATTCCGGGCCGCACCGGCTTCCGTCGCAAATGCGGTGGAGGTAAGCACGCCATATCCGCCGGTACCGCCGGACTGATCGTCGATGAGATATCGCGCATCCGTCGATACGATTGAACCGCTGGTCGAAGTAACGCCCTCATAGTTCAACATCCCGATTGAAATAGTGCCATCGGTGCTGCGGATGACCGAGCCTGGGATCCGATGCGGCTCAGTAGGGTCTTCTCCGTCCTGAAGCACGATCCAGTTGACGCCGTTGAAGCTCGCGGACTGACCGACGCTGCGAAGCTGATCCTTGAGCTGGCTGATCTCGTCATTGAGTTTGGTCTTATCGACGCTGTCCTCGTAGGCGCTCACCAGCTTCGACCTGATCTGGGTAGCAATATCGATCGCGCTGGTGACGCCCGTGGAGGCGGTACTCACCGTGGCGGAGGCAAGCCCAAGGGCGTCCTGCACCGCCGACACCGCGCCGATATCGGTGCGCGTCAGTGTCGAGATCCTCCAATAGGTGGCATCGTCCTTGGCGGTCTGCACGCGCAGGCCGGACGACATCTGACGCTGGGCGACATTCAAATCCGACTGGGTCTTTCTGAGGACTTCAAGGGCGGTATTGACGGAGGGACTAACCCTGATGAAGGTCGAAAAAATACTCACGACACACGGACTCCGGAACGCAACGATACACAACACAAGCACAAGGAGACATTGGAACCATGCCGCGAGCGCTCATGCGCGCGGGCCGACGGTGTCGGCGAACGTGAGTCCGGCAAAAAAACAGCGCCTGAACTCGATCGGTTACAGGTACCTATGATTAGCGAGCATGCTTAATAAACAGCTAATCGAAACAGTCGATTTACTATAAATCTTCAGTTGAAGCCAGTTTGTCTATTACGTCGAAACGGGCGATTACTCCGCCGCCCTGAGTTTCGTCAGCTTCGTCCGCAGCGCGGCATCCGACATTTCCTCGTGCAGCCGCTGCTCCTCGTGGGCCTGTGGCTTGGCGAAGCGCGCGATCAGGAGGTAGGCGACCGGTGTGACGTACAGCGTCACCAGGGTCGCGAAACCGAGGCCACCGACGATCACCCAGCCGAGCGCAATGCGTGCTTCCGCGCCCGCCCCATGGGCAAACACCAGCGGCACGCCGCCAAGGATGGTGGCGATCATCGTCATCATCACCGGACGCAGGCGCAGCGCGCAGGCTCTCTCGATCGCCTCACGCACGCCCTCGCCCGCGTCGCGCAGCTGATTGGCGAACTCCACGATCAATATGCCGTTCTTCGCCATGACGCCGACCAACAGCACCAGACCGATCTGGCTGTAGATGTTGAGGCTGGAACCGGTGATGACGAGCGCAAAGACAGCGCAGGCAAGGCCGAGCGGCACGGTGGACATGATGATCAGCGACGACAGCACGCTCTCGAACTGCGCCGCCAGCACCAGGAAAATGATGATGATGGCAAAGCCAAAAGTGAGCGCCATACCGCTGGAATTCTCCTTGAGCGTCGCCGCCTCCGCGAGCGGGATGAGCCGCGCGCCGGGCGGCAGAAGCGGCGCGGCGATCTGCGTCACTTCCTCGACGGCCTGGCCGAGCGACATGTTATTCTTGAGCCCAGCGGTGATTGCAACCGACGCCAGCTGCTGCTCGCGGGTGAGCTGCGGCGCGACCGCGCCCTCCTTCAGGCTGGCGATCACCGACATCGGCACGATCTTGCCGTCACCGGTCTTCAGGAAGACGTTTTCGAGATCGGTCGGATCGTCGATCGGCCGCATGGTCGAGGTGAGAAGCACCGGATAGGCCTCACCCTTGACGAAGACATCGACGACGGAACGACCCTCGAGCAGCGATTGCAGCGCCGTCGACAGGCCGGTGATGTCGACGCCGAGATCGGAGGCGCGCTCGCGGTCGATCGCAACGGACACCTGCGCCTGTGTCGGCTCGTTGTTGAGTCGCGGCGTGTCGAACTGCCCGGTAGCGTCCAGCGCCTGTACCAGCTTTAGCGCCGCCTGGGTCAAAGCCTCGTGATCATTGCCCGTCAGCGCCATCTGCACACCGCTGCCGGCGCCACGAATGCGCAGGCTGTTCGACTGGAAGACATTGCCGCGTAAAGCAGGAACGCGAGCCATCGCCCGGTTGATATCCGTTACAATCTCCGTCTGCGTGCGATTACGCTCGCTCCAGGGCGCCAGCGTCAGCACCATGAAGCCGGTGTTCACCTGCCCGTTCTGGCCGGAGATCGCATAGACATTGCGGATGTCGCCGCTGTCCATCAACGGCTGCAGGTTTTCTTCCACGCGCTGCAGCTGATCCTTGGTGTAACCGAGGCTGGCGCCCTGCGGCGTGGTCAGCCTGAGCATTACCAGCGCGCGGTCTTCATTCGGCGTCAGCTCGCTCTTGATGCCCAGGAAAGCAAAGATCGCAGCGGCGGAGAATATCACGCAGAAGATGATGACCACCAGCGGAGCATTCAAGCAAGCACTGAGCGTACGGCGATAGACACCGGAAAACAGCTCACCGAAGCGGCCGAGCATGCCGTGATCCTCGCGCATCTCCCTGGTCAGCATGCGCGAGGCCAGCATTGGGCAAAGCGTCAGCGCCACGATCGACGAGAGGCCGACGGAAAAAGCGAGCACGAAGCCGAATTCGCGGAACAGGCCACCCACCTGCCCGGGCAGAAAGGATAGCGGAATGAAGACGGCGGCAAGCGTCGCGGTCGTCGCGATGACCGCGAAGAAGACCTCACGCGTGCCAAGCACCGCCGCCGCGCGCGGCCCCATCTTCTCCGACCTGCGGCGCACGATGTTTTCGAGCACGACGATGGCATCGTCGACCACGAGGCCGGTGGCAAGCACGATCGCCAGAAGCGTCAGGATGTTGATGGAAAAGCCGACCATGTAGAGCGCCGCCAGCGTCCCCGTCAGTGCCACCGGCATAGTGACCGCCGGGATTAGTGTCGCGCGCCAATCGCGCAGGAAAAGGTAG
Encoded proteins:
- a CDS encoding amino acid ABC transporter permease, whose amino-acid sequence is MIQFTTWDILRGLLLATRWTILLSLVSFIGGGTVGAILLFLRIGKNKVARVAVKYFVELFQGTPLLMQLFLAFFGLGLFGIDVPAWLAAAVALILWSSAFLIEIWRGCVEAVAKGQWEASASLGMGYLQQMRYVILPQALRIAVPPTVGFSVQVVKGTALTSIIGFVELSKAGTIITNATFQPFTVYGFVALIYFAMCWPLSKSSQILERKLNVAHRGH
- a CDS encoding amino acid ABC transporter ATP-binding protein, which encodes MSLIEVTEVRKSFGENEVLKGINLDVEPGEVIAIIGKSGSGKSTLLRCINGLENINDGSISVAGAQLLPDELHLKALRLKVGMIFQQFNLFPHLSAGRNVMLSQMVVKKASKSAAEAMARRMLDRVGLGHKFDAFPDELSGGQQQRVAIARALAMQPIALLCDEITSALDPELVAEVLAVVRELASEGMTLLMVTHEMKFARDVCSRVVFMHQGRVHEIGPPAEVFANPKTPELKQFLGML
- a CDS encoding AraC family transcriptional regulator, which produces MLSGNEPLREDVAGRAFEGLERLCTGPDANRIVSAPAYPGIERIHAQFHGDAFDLHRHDTYALGVTIRGVQSFSYRGERRYSLPGRVIILHPDEVHDGGAATDDGLVYRMLYLEPSMLMQCLEAARIGLPFVGEPVIEDDRLAGLLLGALGELDRELDELFVDDFISRVATGLASHARLPQRSLGVVAWGQVKMARDYLEAHAMRGVRSEELERVTGLDRFALSRHFRAAFATSPHRFLLMRRLQQARAMIGNGEPIAEVAVATGFADQSHLTRHFKKAFGMAPGAWGGMIGAARLSARHP
- a CDS encoding DUF2000 family protein, with protein sequence MFDTKIAIVLRNNLQSWQKLNVTAFLSTGIAGQFPDIIGEPYSDRAGNSYNALSIQPMIVLSADDETIATIHRRSLERGIISSIFIEEMFATGHDAANRAVFSEFAPEDAKVVGIALRADKKIVDKITKGATMHA
- a CDS encoding OmpA family protein, with product MIKKIAILAISAAFLNACTTTDPYTGEQKVSNTAGGAALGAGVGAVAGLLIGHSPASRRNAALIGAGVGALAGAGIGNYMDQQESELRAQLQGTGVSVTRVGDRIILNMPSAITFDIDRDEIKPEFFATLNSVSIVLRKFNRTLIDVNGHTDSTGSLQHNQDLSERRAGSVASYLGSQGIDQRRVSAVGFGPTQPVASNANESGRAQNRRVEIQIAPITQN
- a CDS encoding flagellin — its product is MSIFSTFIRVSPSVNTALEVLRKTQSDLNVAQRQMSSGLRVQTAKDDATYWRISTLTRTDIGAVSAVQDALGLASATVSTASTGVTSAIDIATQIRSKLVSAYEDSVDKTKLNDEISQLKDQLRSVGQSASFNGVNWIVLQDGEDPTEPHRIPGSVIRSTDGTISIGMLNYEGVTSTSGSIVSTDARYLIDDQSGGTGGYGVLTSTAFATEAGAARNYVLVSSKYGDTSGQVEISLDANTTNGALTDMVNTVTAMLHQLNTIGSAFGSLETRVNLQSEFASSLSDSLTSGVGKLVDADMEQQSSKLLALQTQQQLGIQSLSIANASYNTVTQLFQNF
- a CDS encoding efflux RND transporter permease subunit gives rise to the protein MMGHDKDTGDGAETGAGSGKQAFTALFVRRPILALVLNTLMIVAGLAAYFGVEVRELPDVDRPVVTVRTMFDGASPQTVDQELTKVIEGAVARVSGLKSVSSSSSFGQSRVTLEFSDAIDLSVAANDVRDAIGRVTEQLPDEADAPQIVKADSDSQPIMRLAVTSNTLTMDDLTQLVDNEITDRLASVDGVADVELYGDQEKVFRIDVDQGALAGRGLTIGDLTTALATAALDVPAGSLKSNRQDIVVRATAALQTPEDFSRLIVKDRVRLADVATVTLGPRDGTTALRSNGVQGIGLGIIRQAQSNTLNISNGVKAVVAQLSKSLPEGTHIAITSDDAVFIQGAIHEVVLALVLSGLIVTIVIYLFLRDWRATLIPAVTMPVALTGTLAALYMVGFSINILTLLAIVLATGLVVDDAIVVLENIVRRRSEKMGPRAAAVLGTREVFFAVIATTATLAAVFIPLSFLPGQVGGLFREFGFVLAFSVGLSSIVALTLCPMLASRMLTREMREDHGMLGRFGELFSGVYRRTLSACLNAPLVVIIFCVIFSAAAIFAFLGIKSELTPNEDRALVMLRLTTPQGASLGYTKDQLQRVEENLQPLMDSGDIRNVYAISGQNGQVNTGFMVLTLAPWSERNRTQTEIVTDINRAMARVPALRGNVFQSNSLRIRGAGSGVQMALTGNDHEALTQAALKLVQALDATGQFDTPRLNNEPTQAQVSVAIDRERASDLGVDITGLSTALQSLLEGRSVVDVFVKGEAYPVLLTSTMRPIDDPTDLENVFLKTGDGKIVPMSVIASLKEGAVAPQLTREQQLASVAITAGLKNNMSLGQAVEEVTQIAAPLLPPGARLIPLAEAATLKENSSGMALTFGFAIIIIFLVLAAQFESVLSSLIIMSTVPLGLACAVFALVITGSSLNIYSQIGLVLLVGVMAKNGILIVEFANQLRDAGEGVREAIERACALRLRPVMMTMIATILGGVPLVFAHGAGAEARIALGWVIVGGLGFATLVTLYVTPVAYLLIARFAKPQAHEEQRLHEEMSDAALRTKLTKLRAAE